In Microbacterium maritypicum, the following are encoded in one genomic region:
- a CDS encoding DUF1844 domain-containing protein gives MTNQAPDEAAREREERWARQEEAASSATRDIADVPAVEVITTAAVHLMSAGAVKLGLADDPDAAAQLDLDEARKLINALAGLITAGAPEISDMHARSLRDGLRSLQLAFREASTIPDPIGKGPGEKWTGPVN, from the coding sequence GTGACGAACCAGGCACCGGACGAGGCTGCACGCGAGCGCGAAGAGCGCTGGGCACGTCAGGAGGAGGCTGCGTCGTCGGCCACTCGAGACATCGCCGACGTACCCGCGGTCGAGGTGATCACCACGGCGGCCGTGCACCTCATGAGCGCCGGCGCCGTCAAGCTCGGCCTCGCCGACGACCCCGACGCGGCGGCACAGCTCGACCTCGACGAGGCTCGCAAGCTCATCAACGCCCTCGCCGGGCTCATCACCGCCGGCGCCCCCGAGATCAGCGACATGCACGCACGCTCGCTCCGCGACGGGCTCCGCTCCCTGCAGCTCGCGTTCCGCGAGGCATCGACGATCCCCGACCCCATCGGCAAGGGTCCGGGCGAGAAGTGGACCGGGCCGGTCAACTAG
- a CDS encoding SseB family protein, producing MSQETDGHACGPESHNHGDSAGVPWEGRSFESNPHAADDGSADPALLAALLRFRAGEGSQVEVVDAFRSARVLIPLIAEKGEEGVAPSGLAVDKTQELSIVTVAAPDGRRVQPVFSSVEAMQKWDPTARPIPVEALRAALAASAEDTDLIVLDPTADTEFVIRRPAVWAIAQEHAWEPSFLSTEVYTALQESVAHELAVIDVAVASGDPDARLRGPELIVVLELVDGLEREVLDAVLSRLAQRWASDDRIAVLADSLTVKLRRSV from the coding sequence ATGTCGCAGGAGACTGACGGCCACGCCTGCGGGCCCGAGTCGCACAACCACGGAGACTCGGCCGGTGTCCCCTGGGAGGGACGCAGCTTCGAGTCGAATCCGCACGCGGCGGACGACGGCTCGGCCGACCCGGCGCTGCTGGCCGCACTGCTGCGCTTCCGCGCCGGCGAAGGCAGTCAGGTGGAAGTCGTCGACGCTTTCCGCTCGGCTCGCGTGCTGATCCCTCTGATCGCCGAGAAGGGTGAGGAAGGCGTCGCGCCGAGCGGCCTCGCCGTCGACAAGACGCAGGAGCTGTCGATCGTCACGGTCGCGGCTCCCGACGGGCGGCGGGTGCAGCCGGTTTTCTCCTCCGTCGAGGCGATGCAGAAGTGGGATCCCACGGCACGCCCGATTCCCGTGGAGGCGCTCCGGGCGGCGCTGGCGGCGTCAGCCGAAGACACCGACCTGATCGTGCTCGACCCGACGGCCGACACGGAGTTCGTGATCCGGCGGCCGGCCGTCTGGGCGATCGCCCAGGAGCATGCCTGGGAGCCGAGCTTCCTCTCCACCGAGGTCTACACCGCGCTCCAGGAGAGTGTGGCCCACGAACTGGCCGTGATCGACGTGGCGGTGGCGTCCGGCGACCCCGACGCACGTCTGCGCGGCCCGGAGCTGATCGTGGTCCTGGAACTCGTCGACGGTCTGGAGCGCGAGGTGCTCGACGCCGTGCTCTCGCGTCTGGCTCAGCGCTGGGCGTCGGACGACCGCATCGCCGTCCTGGCGGACTCGCTCACGGTGAAGCTCCGCCGCAGCGTCTGA
- the hisH gene encoding imidazole glycerol phosphate synthase subunit HisH encodes MSASPRVAVFDYESGNVHSAVKALAAAGADAVLTRDRKAALEADGLLVPGVGAFQAVRDALHAHGGDEIIDRRLAGGRPVLGICVGMQVLFEHGVERGHDTAGLGEWPGAVTELNAPVLPHMGWNTVEPGADSVLFRGLEHERFYFVHSYAAQSWELDVIPPFPEPVLTWTTYGDPFLAAVENGPLSATQFHPEKSGEAGIQLLRNWVGSL; translated from the coding sequence GTGAGCGCGAGTCCCCGCGTCGCCGTCTTCGACTACGAGTCGGGCAACGTCCACTCGGCTGTCAAGGCGCTGGCCGCTGCCGGCGCAGATGCCGTGCTGACGCGCGACCGCAAGGCCGCCCTGGAGGCCGACGGTCTCCTGGTTCCGGGCGTCGGCGCGTTCCAGGCGGTCCGTGACGCGCTCCACGCACACGGCGGCGACGAGATCATCGACCGGCGTCTGGCCGGCGGACGACCGGTGCTCGGGATCTGCGTCGGCATGCAGGTGCTCTTCGAGCACGGGGTCGAGCGCGGGCACGACACCGCGGGCCTCGGCGAGTGGCCCGGAGCGGTCACCGAACTCAACGCACCCGTGCTGCCGCACATGGGCTGGAACACCGTCGAGCCCGGCGCAGACAGCGTGCTCTTCCGGGGCCTGGAACATGAGCGTTTCTACTTCGTGCACTCCTACGCCGCCCAGTCCTGGGAGCTCGACGTCATCCCGCCGTTCCCCGAGCCCGTGCTGACCTGGACGACCTACGGCGACCCCTTCCTCGCCGCCGTCGAGAACGGTCCGCTCTCGGCAACCCAGTTCCACCCCGAGAAGTCGGGCGAGGCGGGCATCCAGCTCCTGCGCAACTGGGTCGGGAGTCTCTGA
- the priA gene encoding bifunctional 1-(5-phosphoribosyl)-5-((5-phosphoribosylamino)methylideneamino)imidazole-4-carboxamide isomerase/phosphoribosylanthranilate isomerase PriA, translating to MNDFAQSPSLTLLPAVDVAGGKAVRLTQGEAGTETSYGDPLDAAGEWAAQGAKWIHLVDLDAAFGRGSNAPILRKVIKQFKGVSIELSGGIRDDATLEAALESGATRINLGTAALENPEWAADVIGRYGEAIAVGLDVRGTTLAARGWTKEGGDLWEVLERLEDAGCSRYVVTDVTKDGTLRGPNLELLREVTSRTPKPVVASGGISNLDDIAALRELVPLGVEGAIVGKALYAGAFTLAEALDVAGD from the coding sequence ATGAACGACTTCGCGCAGTCTCCCTCGCTCACGCTCCTTCCCGCGGTCGATGTCGCCGGTGGCAAGGCCGTCCGCCTCACCCAGGGCGAGGCCGGAACCGAGACGAGCTACGGCGACCCGCTCGACGCGGCAGGGGAGTGGGCCGCACAGGGCGCGAAGTGGATCCACCTCGTCGACCTCGACGCCGCTTTCGGCCGCGGGAGCAACGCGCCGATCCTGCGCAAGGTCATCAAGCAGTTCAAGGGCGTCAGCATCGAGCTCTCGGGCGGCATCCGCGACGACGCGACCCTCGAGGCGGCGCTCGAGAGCGGCGCCACTCGGATCAACCTCGGCACGGCCGCACTGGAGAACCCCGAGTGGGCCGCCGATGTGATCGGTCGTTACGGCGAAGCGATCGCGGTCGGCCTCGACGTGCGCGGTACCACGCTCGCCGCACGTGGTTGGACCAAGGAGGGCGGCGACCTCTGGGAGGTCCTCGAGCGCCTGGAAGACGCCGGATGCAGCCGCTACGTCGTCACGGACGTGACGAAGGACGGCACGCTTCGCGGCCCGAACCTCGAGCTCCTTCGCGAGGTGACCTCGCGCACACCGAAGCCGGTCGTCGCATCCGGGGGGATCTCCAACCTCGACGACATCGCCGCGCTCCGTGAACTCGTGCCGCTGGGCGTCGAGGGTGCGATCGTCGGCAAGGCCCTGTACGCCGGTGCGTTCACGCTGGCTGAGGCACTGGATGTCGCAGGAGACTGA
- the hisB gene encoding imidazoleglycerol-phosphate dehydratase HisB: MSTPSSTPRTASRVRSTSESTVELELNLDGTGASRIDTSVPFFDHMLTAFAKHSLTDLTVRASGDTDIDAHHTVEDVSIVLGQAILEALGDKSGISRYGDALVPLDEALAQAVVDISGRPYLVHTGEPAGFEHHLIGGHFTGSLVRHSFEAITFNAALTVHVRVLGGRDPHHIAEAEYKAFARAFRQAKALDPLVDGIPSTKGAL, encoded by the coding sequence ATGAGCACCCCGTCATCGACCCCGCGCACCGCGAGCCGCGTGCGCAGCACGTCGGAGTCCACCGTCGAACTCGAGCTGAACCTCGACGGCACGGGGGCGAGCCGCATCGACACGTCGGTGCCGTTCTTCGACCACATGCTCACCGCTTTCGCGAAGCACTCGCTGACCGACCTGACCGTGCGCGCTTCGGGCGACACGGACATCGATGCGCACCACACCGTCGAAGACGTGTCGATCGTGCTCGGACAGGCGATCCTCGAGGCGCTGGGCGACAAGTCCGGCATCTCCCGCTACGGCGATGCGCTCGTGCCGCTCGATGAGGCGCTCGCGCAGGCGGTCGTCGACATCTCGGGTCGTCCGTACCTCGTGCACACCGGCGAGCCCGCCGGATTCGAGCACCACCTCATCGGTGGGCACTTCACCGGCTCGTTGGTGCGTCACTCTTTCGAGGCGATCACCTTCAACGCCGCGCTGACCGTCCACGTGCGTGTGCTGGGCGGCCGCGACCCGCACCACATCGCCGAGGCGGAGTACAAGGCTTTCGCCCGCGCGTTCCGCCAGGCAAAAGCACTCGATCCGCTGGTCGACGGGATCCCGTCCACCAAGGGTGCACTGTGA